Proteins from a genomic interval of Lactococcus protaetiae:
- a CDS encoding GyrI-like domain-containing protein, with the protein MLEYTLEHKTAFSLVGYGFTIQADFQNPQALIAEKNEFWQSLKYDGRFEKLKNSAKNELEWSVNEVYQGQPWNYFAVETSKTIADATRIIEFPESEYIVVSGNGAPETLFDELTYRAFGEVLSQITDYAYIGGPNATYRKLNEDGTAYGEFWVPVVKK; encoded by the coding sequence ATGTTAGAATATACTTTAGAACACAAAACCGCCTTTAGTTTAGTCGGTTATGGCTTTACCATCCAAGCAGATTTTCAAAATCCTCAAGCACTCATTGCTGAAAAGAATGAATTTTGGCAATCTCTCAAGTATGATGGACGATTTGAAAAGCTCAAAAATTCAGCTAAAAATGAGCTTGAATGGTCCGTCAATGAAGTTTATCAAGGTCAGCCCTGGAATTACTTTGCAGTAGAAACAAGCAAAACAATCGCTGATGCAACTCGGATTATTGAATTTCCAGAAAGCGAATATATCGTCGTTTCAGGCAATGGAGCACCTGAAACTTTATTTGACGAGCTGACCTATCGCGCATTTGGTGAAGTACTCAGCCAGATTACCGACTATGCCTATATCGGCGGTCCAAATGCGACTTACCGTAAACTTAACGAAGACGGTACTGCCTATGGTGAATTCTGGGTTCCTGTCGTAAAAAAATAG
- the tsaD gene encoding tRNA (adenosine(37)-N6)-threonylcarbamoyltransferase complex transferase subunit TsaD: MKDNYILAFETSCDETSVAILKNGTELLSNIIASQINSHKRFGGVVPEIASRHHVEQITVCIEAALEEAKISASELTAVAVTQGPGLNGALLVGIMAAKTFAWANHLPLIPVNHMAGHLMAARLVDEIEYPAMALLVSGGHSELVYVEREGSYKKVGETRDDAAGEAYDKVGRVMGLTYPSGKVIDELAHKGQDTYHFPRAMMTTNEVEFSFSGLKSAFINLVHNENQKGNDVVKDDLENLAASFQAAVIDVLVAKTKLAIEKYPVKTLIIGGGVSANQGLRDRLNDEIVEQKLIVPPLRLCGDNAGMIAAAAYVEWEKGSRGSLALNAKPSLVFEDLA; encoded by the coding sequence ATGAAAGATAACTATATATTAGCTTTTGAAACATCTTGTGATGAAACTTCTGTGGCTATTTTAAAAAATGGTACAGAATTATTGTCTAATATCATTGCAAGTCAAATTAACAGTCACAAACGTTTTGGTGGTGTCGTGCCTGAAATTGCCAGTCGGCATCATGTGGAACAGATTACAGTTTGTATTGAAGCGGCACTTGAAGAAGCAAAAATTAGCGCATCTGAGCTGACTGCTGTTGCGGTGACACAAGGACCAGGGCTAAATGGGGCATTGCTTGTAGGAATAATGGCTGCCAAAACTTTTGCTTGGGCAAATCATTTGCCCTTGATTCCTGTGAATCATATGGCAGGTCATTTGATGGCTGCCAGGCTCGTTGATGAGATTGAATATCCAGCGATGGCACTCTTGGTTTCGGGAGGACACAGTGAATTGGTTTATGTTGAGCGCGAAGGAAGCTATAAGAAAGTTGGGGAAACGCGTGATGATGCGGCTGGTGAGGCTTATGACAAAGTAGGGCGTGTCATGGGGTTGACTTATCCAAGTGGGAAAGTGATTGATGAACTTGCACATAAAGGACAAGATACTTACCATTTTCCCCGTGCAATGATGACGACAAATGAAGTTGAATTTAGCTTTTCTGGTCTGAAATCAGCATTTATCAATCTCGTGCATAATGAAAATCAAAAGGGAAATGATGTGGTAAAAGATGATTTAGAAAATCTTGCAGCATCATTTCAGGCAGCGGTTATTGATGTTTTGGTCGCAAAAACTAAATTGGCCATTGAGAAATACCCAGTGAAAACTTTGATTATTGGTGGAGGTGTTTCAGCAAATCAGGGTCTGCGTGATAGATTGAATGATGAAATTGTTGAGCAAAAGCTGATTGTTCCCCCTCTTAGACTTTGTGGGGACAACGCTGGAATGATTGCAGCGGCAGCATATGTTGAGTGGGAAAAGGGAAGTCGTGGCAGTCTTGCGTTGAACGCTAAGCCAAGTCTTGTATTTGAAGACTTAGCTTGA
- the rimI gene encoding ribosomal protein S18-alanine N-acetyltransferase, whose protein sequence is MKIRRLTHEERCADKSLSVLTEKILAILLENYEETPWSARYIAADLANVHSHYFLAELNEKVIGFLAISSFMDEIEITNIAVLPEFQGHGVASQLLTELSVFTGTIFLEVRESNHVAQKLYEKFEFKTYHIRKNYYDKPRENALLMRREQF, encoded by the coding sequence ATGAAAATTAGAAGATTGACGCACGAAGAACGTTGTGCTGACAAAAGCCTGTCAGTGCTGACAGAAAAGATTTTAGCGATTTTATTGGAAAATTATGAAGAAACACCGTGGTCAGCTCGCTACATTGCAGCAGATTTGGCTAATGTTCATTCACATTATTTTTTAGCAGAATTAAATGAAAAAGTGATTGGGTTTTTAGCAATTTCTTCGTTTATGGATGAGATTGAAATTACAAATATTGCCGTTTTGCCTGAATTTCAAGGACATGGAGTGGCGAGTCAGTTACTGACAGAATTGTCAGTATTTACAGGAACAATATTTCTGGAAGTTCGCGAGTCAAATCATGTAGCGCAAAAATTGTATGAGAAATTTGAATTCAAAACTTACCATATCAGAAAAAATTATTATGATAAACCGCGTGAAAATGCGTTGCTTATGAGAAGAGAACAGTTTTGA
- a CDS encoding DUF4649 domain-containing protein, which translates to MLKIKGKTLSGFIFDDEFESVAEFIQLQLEDFPAMDDSVEILNVEIDEEIYHFMGNAGELYYELTKK; encoded by the coding sequence GTGCTAAAAATTAAAGGAAAAACATTGTCAGGTTTTATATTTGATGATGAGTTTGAAAGTGTTGCCGAGTTCATTCAGCTTCAATTGGAGGATTTTCCAGCAATGGATGATAGTGTTGAGATTCTAAATGTTGAAATTGATGAAGAAATTTATCATTTTATGGGTAACGCAGGCGAATTATATTATGAACTGACTAAAAAATAA